TGTCGAAGATGGCCGTCACGCCAGAATGCCAGGGCCTGGGCATCGCGCGCCGCCTGATCGAACGGGCCTTCGACGCCTTCGAGGCCAGCGGCGCGCAACTGCTGTTCCTGGAGTCGAACAGCAAGCTGGCGCCCGCCATCCGCCTGTATGAAAGCAGCGGTTTTAGCCACGTGGCGCGGCCCGCCGGCGACGCGCATTACCAGCGCGCCGACGTCTATATGGAGTGGCAGGGCAGGTAGCACGCGCGAGGGCGCCATGCGGCGCTCCCCATCGGCCGTCTCCCGCGTTACAATACGCGCACCCCATAACGGAACTTAGGTTCCACTATTCGAGACGCCGACGCCGCATGCCTTCCTTTCCGATGCCCTTCCCGCAGATGATCGTTCCCCCGGAACCCACCCAGGCGCGCAGCAAGCAAGCGTTCGAGCGCCTGCTGCAGGTCGGTGAACAGTTGCTGGCGGAAAACCGTTTCGATGAAATCGGCGTGGCTGACCTGGCGAAACTGGCGGAAACCTCGGTGGGCACCTTTTACCGTTTATTGGGCGACAAGGACACCCTGAGCCGCTTGCTGCTGCAGCGCTTTTTTTCCGACATGGTGGAAAAGGTCGAGACCCTGACGGAGCTGCGCCAGTGGGAAGGGCGCAGCCTGGAAGACTTCATCCGCGCCATGGTAGCGATGTTCGTGGCCGTGAATGGCGGGCGCAGCGGTGTGTTGCGCGCCCTGATCACGCGCGCGTCGCAGGATGCGCAATTTCGCGACAGGGTGCACCAGATCAATCATTTGATTTCGCAACGCACGGTGGCCGTACTGGCCAGCAAGTCGTCCAGCATCCGCCACCCGAACCCGACGCAGGCGATGATGGTGGTGCCCCCCGTGCTGCTGGGCATCCTGAACCAACATACCCTGACGGGTTCGCTGTCCTTTTTGTCGGGCGCGGCACTGGAAGATGAACTGGTGCGTGTTGCTTTAAATTACCTGACCTAAACTATTTAGCGATTTAACTTGAAATCGGAATTCGGATTCCGTATTATGTTTTCCAACAGCAGGAAAACATATTCCTGCACCTGAACACAAAGCATGTTCAACAGCAAGGAGACAAAATGCGGCGTCACACGACATCCGATGTTCCATTGCATTACCTCGACCTCGATCCCGGCACTGAGACAGGGCAGGGCGAGCCTGTGTTTCTGCTGCACGGCCTCGGTTCTTGCGCCGAAGACTGGCGCCCGCAAGTCGACGCCCTCGGCAGCACCTTTCGCCTGATCGTGCCCGACCTGCGCGGCCATGGTGCCAGTCCCGCACCGGGCGGCGACTGGCAGATCGGCGACTTCGCCAACGACCTTTTCAACCTGATGGACCAGCTCGACGTGCCGCGCGCGCACATCGTCGGCTTTTCCCTGGGCGGCATGGTGGGCCTGGAAATGGCCAACCGCGCGCCCGGCCGGGTGGCCAGTTTATGTCTGATCAACTCGCAGCCGTTTCAGGGCCGCAAGCCGGCGTCGTTGCTGTTTGCCTACTGGCTGCGGCGCACGGTGATCGCCACTTTCGGCTTGAAAGCCATGGGCAAGATCATCGGCAAGAAGCTGTTTCCCGATCCGCCCCAGCAAGCGCTGGTCGAGCGCTTCGCCACGCAAATGGCAGGCATGGACAAGCGCGCCTACCTGGCCGCGCTGGACGCCATTTTCCACTGGAATATCGACATTCATTTCCAGACCCTGGCCATGCCCGTCTTCATCATGGCGGCCGATCAGGATTACACGCCCGTCGCCAGCAAGCGGGCCTTTGCCGCACAGTTTCAGCAGTGCGAGTTCGAGATCATCGCGAACTCGCGCCATGCCACGCCCCTGGACCAGGCGCAGCGTGTGAATACCTTGTTGCAGTCCTTCCTCGCCACACATTCAAAATAAACAGGCCACTCGCCGCACGGGACGAGGGCCGGGAAACAGTCATCGCAGGGCAGGTGCTCGCATTGCGCGCGCCGGTACCGTGACGTCTTGCGAATCTGCAAACCGGCCGTCTTCCCTGGTGGTAAGCAAGCCTGACATTGGAGACGCTATGAAACTTGCTTTGAAATTGATGCCCGCCGCCCTCGCCGTTGCCGGCGCTTTTGCCACCCAGGCCCAGGCGCAGGAAGCCATCCCGGCTACTGCTGCCAGCGCCCAGGAAGCCAGCGATGCGAAAGAGCGCATGGAAACCGTGACGGTCTCCGCCCGCCGCCGCGAAGAGCGCCTGCAGGACGTGCCGCTGGCCGTCACGGCGTTTTCCGCCAAGGCCCTGGAACGGGCGAATATCCAGAACCTGGCCGACTTGCAGGAGCGCGTGCCGAACCTGACCGTGTACGCCTCGCGCGGCACGAATACCACCCTGACGGCGTTTATCCGCGGCGTGGGCCAGGCCGACCCCGTCTGGGGCGTGGACCCGGGCGTGGGCATTTATTTCGACGACGTCTACATGGCCAGGCCGCAAGGCGCGCTGCTCGACGTGTTCGACGTGCAGCGCATCGAAGTGCTGCGCGGCCCGCAAGGGACCCTGTACGGCAAGAACACCATCGGCGGCGCCATCAAGTACATTTCGCGCCCCTTGGCGAAGGAAAACGGCGCCTCGGCGGAAGTGGGTATCGGCAACTACAACCAGCGCAACTTCAAGGCCGCCTTCAACCTGGCCAACGAGAGCGGCACCTGGCGCGCGCGCCTGGCCGCTGCCAAGCTGGACCGCGACGGTTTCGGCCGCAACACTTTCAATGGCGAACAGGTCAGCGACCAGGACAGCACTGCCGCGCGCCTGTCCGTCGGCTATTTTCCGCAAGATATTCCGCTTACCGTCGTGCTGAGCCTGGACGCCACGGACGACAAATCGGGCGTGCGCGGCTTCCAGCGCATGGGCGTGAGCGCCTTTGACCCGCTCAAGCGGCCCGCCAGCAAGGATGCGTACGACATCCAGAGCGGCATGCCAGGAAACAATTTCACGCATAACCGGGGCGGCTCGCTGGTGGCCAATTACACCTTGTCGGACGACTGGTCCGTGAAAGTGATCGGCGCCAAGCGGCGCAGCACGTCCGAGCAAACCATCGACTTCGACGGCTTGCCGCAACCGATTGCCGACGTGTTCGGCGACTCGCGCGACGAGCAGAAAAGCCTGGAATTGCAGGCCTCGTACAGCGGCGACTATGGCGCCGGCGTGATCGGCCTGTACCGCTTCGAAGGCACGGCCGGCGGCGGCATTTACAACAACTTTCTGGGACGCCAGTTCACGGCCGCCGTCAGCACGGTGGAGACGGACAGCACGGCGCTGTACACGGACTGGACCTGGCCGCTGGGCAAGGTGTGGAGCATCAATGCGGGCTTGCGCCACACGCGCGAGGAAAAGCGCGCCATCGTGCTCAACCGTGCTTTTGCCGACGTGGGCTTTACGCGGCCCATCCAGACGGCAGCCGACTTCGACAAGTCTTTGTCCGTCAGCAATACCTCGCCGAAAATCTCCGTGCGCTACGAAGCGTCGAAGACGACGAATTTCTACAGCAACCTGTCGCGCGGTTTCAAGTCGGGTGGCTACAACGTGCGCGCCAACAACCTGGTGGTGCCCGATTCCGCGCGCCCGTACAAGGATGAAAAACTCGATGCGCTGGAAGTGGGCATGAAATACGCGGCGCCCGACGATACCTTCGACGCCAACGTGGCCCTGTTTTACAACCGCTACAAGGATATCCAGTTGTCGGTGTTCACCAGCTACGTGCAGCCGGGTGGCGTGCCGGGCTTCTATGGCGACTTCACGAATGCGGGCAAGGCGACCGTGAAAGGCGCGGAATTCGAATTCTCGTGGCGGCCGAACCGCCAGTGGGAAGTCAACGGTTTCCTCGCCTTGCTGAGCGCCGGCTATGACGAGTTCATGAGCGGTGGCAAGAACATTGCGGCTACGCAAAAGTTCAGCAATACGCCAGCCCGGCAAGTGGGTTTGAACCTGACGCGCACGGACCGCGACGTCTTCGGCGGCGCCTTGCGCAGCATGGTCGGCTATGGCTACCGCAGCAAGGTCTACCCGACCACGGACTTGAGCGAAACCCTGGCGCAGGGCGGCTACAGCATCTGGACGGCCGGCGTCGTGTGGGAAGCGCCGAAGAACTGGACCTTCAGTCTGCACGGCAGCAACCTGGGCAACAAGCGCTACCGCACGGATGGCTACAACATTCCGGCCGTGTTCATCCTCGACGGTTTCTACGGCCCGCCGCGCCAGATCATCGCCAAGGCTGGCTACAAATTCTAAAAGCTTGTTGAAGTGCCAGCCTGGTGAGCGCCAGGCTGGTTCGTTGTCGCTGTTTTCGTGGTGAATAATAATCAGGAGACTGGCATGGCACATCTGCATCAGCAACTGCGTCACTTCTTATCCGCAATCATCGCCGCCTGCGGCTTGCTGGCTGCACTGCCGGCCTTTGCTGGCCAGTGGGATTTCGGCCTGTACGCGAGCCTGTGGGGTTCGCGTGAATACCAGGTCTGGCTACCGAGCAATTACAATCCGAACACGCCGCTGCCCGTGGTACTGATGCTGCACGGCTGCGGTTCCGAGCCCAACAGTATGGCCGCCGTCAGCCGCTACAACCAGCTGGCCGACAGCGAGAATTTCATCGTCGTCTATCCGCGCCAGAACGCCACGGCCAACCCCATGCGCTGCTGGAATTTCATGTTGCCGCTGAATCAGGAGCGGGGTACGGGCGAGCCGGCCGTGCTGATGGGTATCTTGAACAAGGTCAAGAACAAGTATGCGGTGCAGGACAGCCGCGTGTACGTGACGGGCATCTCGGCGGGCGGCGCCATGGCCTCCATCATGGCCGCCTGTTATTCCGACGTGTTCGCTGCCGTGATGGTGCATTCGGGCGGCATGTACAAGGGCGCCATCGGCATGCTCACGGCCGCCGATTCGCTGTTCAACGGCAGCGCGTTCGATCCGAAAGTGCGCGGCAAGGATGCCTGGCGCTGCTCCGGTTCGCCGCGTCGGCTGATGCCGACGATGGTGTTCCACGGTACTTCCGACATCGTCGTCAACCCCGTCAACGGCGAGCAAACCATCGAGCAATTCCTGCAGACCAGCGATGTTGGCGACGATGGCCTCGACAATGACAGCGTGCGCTACCGTGCCGACAGCATCGTGCGCCAGACGGTGCCCTACGGCCGCAGTTACTCCATCGACACGTATCTGCACAACGGCGCCGTCATCGCGCAAAAATACACGGTCGAAGGCATGAACCACGCGTGGAGCGGCGGCCCTCCCGGCTGGCCCTTCAGCGATGAGCTGGGCCCGGACGCCACCGTGATCAGCTGGAATTTCTTCAAGCATTACCAGCGCTGATGGCGTGAGGAAGTTGCAGCTTGGATAGTGGGGCGCAGCGATTGCGCCCCATTGTGCTGCTCAAGGCCCGCCCTGCTGGCCAAGCGGAAAAGGTTGATGGAAGTAGTGGGAACCTTGGCGGATTCTTACTAAATATCAAGTATTTCCCTGCCATCCCATGGCATTGTCGGTTCTCCAGCTTGATTCGATGCAAGTGCGAACGAGGAGAATACCATGGACGGTGACGAGTCGATATCGGGTGCCGAGCGACCGCTGCGCCTGCGCCTGGGTGTTTCGCCCAAGGTGCCTGCCGGCGTGCTGATACCGCAGCGTATCGCCGGCAGCGAGGCCATCTGTGGCGGCATCGAATACCGCATCTTGTGTGTCTCGACGCATGCCGACTTGCCGCTCAGTAGTTTGATTGCCTTGCCCGCGGCACTCGATATCGTCACCGACCAAGGCCAGCTGCGCAGCATCTGCGGCATCGTCACGCAAGCCAGTGCAGGTGACAGCGATGGCGCGCTGGCCAGCTACCAGCTGGTGCTGACGGACGCCTTCGCCATCATGGAAAAACGCTGCAATACGCGTGTCTTCCGGCGCCTGACGGATATCGAGATCGTCAAGACCTTGCTCGATGAATGGATACGCAGCAATACCGTGCTGGCGCATGCCTTCCAGTATGCGTTTGCCGATTTCTTTGAGGCGCAGACGTATCCGCAGCGCGAGTTTGTCATGCAGCATAATGAGTCCGATGCAGCCTTCGTGCGGCGCCTGCTCAAGCGCAGCGGCGTCGCCTGGTTTTTTCGTGCCGAGGGCAATACGGATGCACATGCCGAACCGGCGCACACGCTGGTGCTGTTCAACCACGCCGATGGCTTGCGAAAGAACGTGGCCGATACCGTGCGCTATCACGCGGACCGCGCGACGGAACAGCGTGACACCCTGACGTCGTGGAACGAAGTGCGCAAGCTGCAGGCGGGCAAGGTGACGCGCCATAGCTGGAACGAGGAACATCCGCGCGCGCGGCCATTCATGACCGCCGATGCCTTGGGGCAGGGGCAGCAGGGCATGCATGGCAATGCCATTGCCGCCACTCTTGATGATTATCGTGTGCTGCCGCCGCGCGCGGGCATGGATCATGATGCCTTGTGTCAGCTGGGCATGCTGGCCATGCAGCAGCACGATTACGAGAGCCATTGCTTCCATGCCGAAGGCAGCGTACGCGACCTGTGTCCGGGTGAATATTTTACGCTGGCCGAGCATCCGGACGTTGACGCCTTGCCAGCGGCCGCGCGCGATTTTGTCGTCACGTCGCTGCACGTGGCGGCGCAAAATAATTTACCCAGGGAGCTGGCCGCCCGGGTGGCACGCCTGTTTGCGCGCAACCGCTGGCTGGCCGATGACGCATCGCTGCCGCAGCGCGAACTGGCGGCTGCCGTGGACGGTGGCCCCTTGCGCATGCATATCGAACTGACGGCAGTGCGGCGCGGCGTGGCCATCGTGCCGGCCTACGACACGCGCAGTGATTTGCCGCCAGTTCCCATGCAAAGCGCCATGGTGGTGGGGCCGGCGAATGAGGAAGTCCATTGCGACGCGATGGGCCGGGTCAAGGTGCGCTTTCCCGCCACGCGCAAGCTGGACCATGAGCATGCAGGCGGCACGGGCGCCTCCGACACAGATGCCGATTCGGCCTGGGTGCGGGTCGCGTCGAGCTGGGCGGGAAACGGACCTGGCAGCATGCAGCAATGCGGCTACCTGGGCTTGCCCCGCGTGGGCAGCGAAGTCCTGCTGGCCTTTCTTG
Above is a genomic segment from Janthinobacterium sp. 64 containing:
- a CDS encoding alpha/beta fold hydrolase, encoding MRRHTTSDVPLHYLDLDPGTETGQGEPVFLLHGLGSCAEDWRPQVDALGSTFRLIVPDLRGHGASPAPGGDWQIGDFANDLFNLMDQLDVPRAHIVGFSLGGMVGLEMANRAPGRVASLCLINSQPFQGRKPASLLFAYWLRRTVIATFGLKAMGKIIGKKLFPDPPQQALVERFATQMAGMDKRAYLAALDAIFHWNIDIHFQTLAMPVFIMAADQDYTPVASKRAFAAQFQQCEFEIIANSRHATPLDQAQRVNTLLQSFLATHSK
- a CDS encoding TonB-dependent receptor, which translates into the protein MKLALKLMPAALAVAGAFATQAQAQEAIPATAASAQEASDAKERMETVTVSARRREERLQDVPLAVTAFSAKALERANIQNLADLQERVPNLTVYASRGTNTTLTAFIRGVGQADPVWGVDPGVGIYFDDVYMARPQGALLDVFDVQRIEVLRGPQGTLYGKNTIGGAIKYISRPLAKENGASAEVGIGNYNQRNFKAAFNLANESGTWRARLAAAKLDRDGFGRNTFNGEQVSDQDSTAARLSVGYFPQDIPLTVVLSLDATDDKSGVRGFQRMGVSAFDPLKRPASKDAYDIQSGMPGNNFTHNRGGSLVANYTLSDDWSVKVIGAKRRSTSEQTIDFDGLPQPIADVFGDSRDEQKSLELQASYSGDYGAGVIGLYRFEGTAGGGIYNNFLGRQFTAAVSTVETDSTALYTDWTWPLGKVWSINAGLRHTREEKRAIVLNRAFADVGFTRPIQTAADFDKSLSVSNTSPKISVRYEASKTTNFYSNLSRGFKSGGYNVRANNLVVPDSARPYKDEKLDALEVGMKYAAPDDTFDANVALFYNRYKDIQLSVFTSYVQPGGVPGFYGDFTNAGKATVKGAEFEFSWRPNRQWEVNGFLALLSAGYDEFMSGGKNIAATQKFSNTPARQVGLNLTRTDRDVFGGALRSMVGYGYRSKVYPTTDLSETLAQGGYSIWTAGVVWEAPKNWTFSLHGSNLGNKRYRTDGYNIPAVFILDGFYGPPRQIIAKAGYKF
- a CDS encoding extracellular catalytic domain type 1 short-chain-length polyhydroxyalkanoate depolymerase, which translates into the protein MAHLHQQLRHFLSAIIAACGLLAALPAFAGQWDFGLYASLWGSREYQVWLPSNYNPNTPLPVVLMLHGCGSEPNSMAAVSRYNQLADSENFIVVYPRQNATANPMRCWNFMLPLNQERGTGEPAVLMGILNKVKNKYAVQDSRVYVTGISAGGAMASIMAACYSDVFAAVMVHSGGMYKGAIGMLTAADSLFNGSAFDPKVRGKDAWRCSGSPRRLMPTMVFHGTSDIVVNPVNGEQTIEQFLQTSDVGDDGLDNDSVRYRADSIVRQTVPYGRSYSIDTYLHNGAVIAQKYTVEGMNHAWSGGPPGWPFSDELGPDATVISWNFFKHYQR
- a CDS encoding TetR/AcrR family transcriptional regulator codes for the protein MPSFPMPFPQMIVPPEPTQARSKQAFERLLQVGEQLLAENRFDEIGVADLAKLAETSVGTFYRLLGDKDTLSRLLLQRFFSDMVEKVETLTELRQWEGRSLEDFIRAMVAMFVAVNGGRSGVLRALITRASQDAQFRDRVHQINHLISQRTVAVLASKSSSIRHPNPTQAMMVVPPVLLGILNQHTLTGSLSFLSGAALEDELVRVALNYLT
- a CDS encoding type VI secretion system Vgr family protein produces the protein MDGDESISGAERPLRLRLGVSPKVPAGVLIPQRIAGSEAICGGIEYRILCVSTHADLPLSSLIALPAALDIVTDQGQLRSICGIVTQASAGDSDGALASYQLVLTDAFAIMEKRCNTRVFRRLTDIEIVKTLLDEWIRSNTVLAHAFQYAFADFFEAQTYPQREFVMQHNESDAAFVRRLLKRSGVAWFFRAEGNTDAHAEPAHTLVLFNHADGLRKNVADTVRYHADRATEQRDTLTSWNEVRKLQAGKVTRHSWNEEHPRARPFMTADALGQGQQGMHGNAIAATLDDYRVLPPRAGMDHDALCQLGMLAMQQHDYESHCFHAEGSVRDLCPGEYFTLAEHPDVDALPAAARDFVVTSLHVAAQNNLPRELAARVARLFARNRWLADDASLPQRELAAAVDGGPLRMHIELTAVRRGVAIVPAYDTRSDLPPVPMQSAMVVGPANEEVHCDAMGRVKVRFPATRKLDHEHAGGTGASDTDADSAWVRVASSWAGNGPGSMQQCGYLGLPRVGSEVLLAFLGGDPDRPIIVGQLYNHNAQPVALSKVGDLPGNRYLSGIKSREIKGSRGNQLRFDDVHGQINAQLASDHGSTQLNLGWLTQDRRNGQGEARGEGAELRTDEQLAMRAGKGMLISAWKRLNGEGSHMARSEYLGLMENCLELFRSLGSYAATHQGLEHADEAQQELQHSLKGWEGGSNTQPRAELGGAAAIAVTAPAGISFASSKAIVSYAVSNIDTVAQQHLQAVAGQRYSVNAGKGISLFAHADGIRAIAHHGKFLLQSQHDDMDLNAAKNLKLTASEGKLTGMADEIVLISKHGAFIRIADGITFGSKSPLNFNAPNFIFNDPQSMEVQLPSFAEGKADQQFIFQYEGDDSAVDGVPQQPQLAPQAHFAVKLGDGSSANGRSDGGGKTDVLERAAMHLAAIEVFNNKD